The DNA sequence AGCTGGCTCGTGTACAGCTTCGCCCAGTAAAACAGCGTGCGCTTTTCGATGTCGTACCGGTTGAATAGCTGGATTTCGACGTTGACGAGCGTGCCGTCGGCGGCACGGGCGCAAATGTCGAGGATGGACTGTTTGTCGTCGGGGGCGTCCTTGTCGGTGTAAGGATTGAGCAGGACGATCTCGGTTAGCCTCGGCCGGCCAGCGTCCTCGAACGTGCGGTTGAGGAACGCCAGCAGGACGTCCTTGTTTTCCTCGCTGCCGAAGATGCGTTTAAAGACGAAGTCGTTTTTCGGGTCGAGCGCCTCGCGAAAAATGGGATTTCTGGTTTTATTGTAGCATGCGAGTGATCCTGGATGCAAGGTTTGAACGGTTCGCGACGGGTTCGCGACGACTACTGGCGTCGGAACGAACATGCTATAATCGGGCTAAATCGACTCCAAGGGGCGATCGATATGAAGCAGTATCTCGACCTTCTCAGGGACATTCTGGAAAACGGCGTGCGAAAATCGGACCGGACCGGTGTCGGCACGATCTCCGTGTTCGGCCGGCAGCTCCGGTTCGATCTGTCGCAAGGGTTTCCGCTCGTGACGACGAAAAAGATACACGTCAAATCGGTCATTTATGAATTATTGTGGTTTTTGCGCGGCGACACGAACGTCCGCTATTTGCGGGAAAACGGCGTGACGATTTGGGATGAATGGGCGGACGAAAACGGCGATCTCGGCCCGATTTACGGCTATCAGTGGCGTTCGTGGCCGGCGCCGGACGGGCGGACGATCGACCAGATTTCGAACGTCGTCGAAGAAATTCGCCGCAACCCCGATTCCCGCCGCCTCGTCGTCAGCGCTTGGAACGTCGCCGATCTCGACAAGATGGCGCTTGCTCCTTGCCACTGCCTGTTTCAGTTTTATGTGGCGAACGGGCGGTTGTCGTGTCAGCTGTACCAGCGCAGCGCGGACATGTTTCTCGGCGTGCCGTTCAATATCGCTTCGTATTCGCTGTTGACGATGATGATCGCCCACGTGACGGGGCTTGAGCCCGGGGAGTTCATCCATACGTTCGGCGACGCGCACATTTACCTGAATCATCTCGAGCAGGTGAAACTGCAGCTGTCCCGCGAACCGAGACCGCTGCCGAAAATGCGGCTCAACCCGGAAGTTCGGAATTTGTTCGATTTCCGCTATGAAGATTTTATTCTGGAAGGATACGATCCGCATCCGCCGATCCGCGCGGAGGTCGCGGTATGAATCGCCCGCCGTTTTTGTCCGCGATCGTGGCGATGGCGCATAACGGCGTCATCGGCGACAAGGGCGGCCTGCCGTGGCGATTGCCGGCCGATCTGCGCCATTTCCGCGAGACGACGATGGGACATGCGGTTGTGATGGGTCGTCGGACATGGGAGTCGATCGGCAGGCCGCTTGCCGGTCGCCGCAATCTCGTGCTGACGCGCGATCCCGCGTTTTGTCCGCCGCAAGGGTGCGAAGCGGTGCGGTCGGTCGACGAGCTGTTCGTCCGGCTTGACGACGAAGGCGAGGCGTTCGTCATCGGCGGAGCGCAGATTTACCGGCTGCTGTTGCCGTGGACGAAGCGGCTGTACATCACGCGCATCGATCACGAGTTCGAGGGCGACGCGTATTTTCCGGACGTCGATTGGTCGCGATGGCGGCTCGTGTCGCAGCGCCCCGGCGTGACGGACGAGCGCAATCCGTATCGGTACGAGTTTCTCGTGTACGAGCGTGC is a window from the Candidatus Reconcilbacillus cellulovorans genome containing:
- a CDS encoding thymidylate synthase, which codes for MKQYLDLLRDILENGVRKSDRTGVGTISVFGRQLRFDLSQGFPLVTTKKIHVKSVIYELLWFLRGDTNVRYLRENGVTIWDEWADENGDLGPIYGYQWRSWPAPDGRTIDQISNVVEEIRRNPDSRRLVVSAWNVADLDKMALAPCHCLFQFYVANGRLSCQLYQRSADMFLGVPFNIASYSLLTMMIAHVTGLEPGEFIHTFGDAHIYLNHLEQVKLQLSREPRPLPKMRLNPEVRNLFDFRYEDFILEGYDPHPPIRAEVAV